Proteins encoded by one window of Kribbella italica:
- a CDS encoding VOC family protein — translation MSVSSFYPVICTDRIAESRDFYTQQLGFEITFEADWYISLRLAGPRPYELALVRYTHPTVPEKFRQPARGLLLNFEVDDVDAEWNRLVTQAGFEPKLTIRSEEFGQRHFIIADPNGVLIDVITEIAPTAAYADQFVAAVPAE, via the coding sequence ATGAGTGTCAGCAGCTTCTACCCGGTCATCTGCACCGACCGGATCGCCGAGTCACGCGACTTCTACACCCAGCAGCTCGGGTTCGAGATCACCTTCGAGGCCGACTGGTACATCAGCCTCCGGCTGGCCGGGCCGCGGCCGTACGAGCTCGCGCTCGTCAGGTACACCCATCCCACCGTGCCGGAGAAGTTCCGGCAGCCGGCCCGGGGCCTGCTGCTGAACTTCGAGGTGGACGACGTCGACGCCGAGTGGAACCGCCTCGTGACCCAGGCGGGGTTCGAGCCCAAGCTCACGATCCGCAGCGAGGAGTTCGGGCAGCGGCACTTCATCATCGCCGACCCCAACGGCGTCCTGATCGACGTCATCACCGAGATCGCCCCTACGGCCGCGTACGCCGACCAGTTCGTGGCGGCGGTGCCAGCTGAGTGA
- a CDS encoding GNAT family N-acetyltransferase, translating into MTSDSSNTSPTLSVGDQDAELEQRLSDELDSFNIAATGVGDRGSFSIKVTDEAGELVGGLAAWTWGGLCGIDMVWVRADSRQDGWGSRILLAAEAEARRRGCDRIAVSSFTFQAPGFYQRHGYVETGRTRGIPGGNEDVHMFKSLAV; encoded by the coding sequence GTGACGAGCGACAGCAGCAACACCTCGCCGACCCTGAGCGTCGGCGACCAGGACGCAGAGCTCGAGCAGCGCCTGAGCGACGAGCTGGACAGCTTCAACATCGCGGCCACCGGCGTCGGCGACCGCGGCTCGTTCTCGATCAAGGTCACCGACGAGGCCGGTGAGCTGGTCGGGGGACTGGCCGCGTGGACCTGGGGCGGGCTGTGCGGGATCGACATGGTGTGGGTGCGCGCGGACAGCCGCCAGGACGGCTGGGGCAGCAGGATCCTGCTGGCCGCCGAGGCCGAAGCCCGGCGCCGCGGCTGCGACCGGATCGCCGTGTCCTCGTTCACGTTCCAGGCGCCCGGCTTCTACCAGCGGCACGGGTACGTCGAGACCGGCCGGACGCGCGGCATCCCGGGCGGCAACGAGGACGTCCACATGTTCAAGTCACTGGCGGTCTGA
- a CDS encoding AfsR/SARP family transcriptional regulator, translated as MSSVRVRLLGVFEVSVGDRVVAVRGVTLRSCLALMALSPGRPVPAETLIDTLWAEREPKNVRAALHSTIARLRQLLGPAAIARDDDGYRLDVAPAAVDAVHFLSLLDEAERTDDRALLDQALALWGEPLVGGIDASLRQTHCPRLTERYLRGLERRIDLDLAAGTTKGIRDELQALTHTFPLRESLWLRLLKTLVAEGRRPEALDHYERMRVQLADGLGIDPSADLRSMHLHLLDDEPVDTGRREQTPEDSARDEPHAPEKPSVPRQLPLDLRRFVGRTAQLEALDQLLPAEPDAARVVVLHGEAGAGKTSLAVHWAHHAKEHFPDGQIFLGLRGYGAAEPLAPETALDTILRALGLPGARIPQDLESRSALLRTELASRRLLLILDDARSADQLRPLLPGSSAFVLVTSRSRLSSLTVRDGAEQIAVPALDGPEGKQLLRRLIQTHPIDERALDELVRLCSGLPLALAITGEHLNRHHDDTDPLVDRLRDLAGRIDALSSGDSPTTDVRAVLSWSYQTLDADAASMLRTLGATTVETLGLPAIAAATGVPVANARRTLGVLTDLHLVQQVNAQQIKLHDVMRAYARERSDEEDGPEVRRAAANRLVQWYLTTAEVARGVELAPLLLPALPMPATIPDPLALTTTQDAHAWFESERRTLIALVVGSAERGEHELAARLAVTLWFDLERNYALADGRLVQATAVESARRAGNPLLLAVTLNQHGATLGMAGELDTAADVLREALTLFSEHGHTYGERMVRGNLSIALRLLGHPDEAIEQLQLALAGPVEAEQEATLRNNLAMTYLSTHQYVEAVTSATDALRLHQLADDARGTAYATDTLGQGFKALGELQPALAAFTEAVRLNDLLDNHGGSVNSLVRLGETQLEAGLPVDARATRQILGVLATPDGFMWLSVDHAGARLGFSSRAFCVVGR; from the coding sequence ATGAGCAGTGTCCGGGTGCGTCTGCTGGGGGTCTTCGAGGTCTCCGTCGGCGACCGTGTGGTCGCCGTCCGCGGCGTCACCCTGCGCTCATGCCTGGCCCTGATGGCGTTGAGCCCGGGGCGCCCGGTGCCGGCGGAGACCCTGATCGACACCCTCTGGGCGGAGCGGGAACCGAAGAACGTCCGGGCGGCGTTGCACTCGACGATCGCCAGGCTGCGTCAGCTGCTCGGGCCGGCCGCGATCGCCCGCGACGACGACGGCTACCGGCTGGACGTGGCGCCGGCGGCGGTCGACGCGGTGCACTTCCTCAGTCTGCTCGACGAAGCGGAGCGGACGGACGATCGGGCGTTGCTGGACCAGGCGCTCGCGCTGTGGGGCGAGCCGCTCGTCGGTGGCATCGACGCCTCCCTCCGGCAGACCCACTGCCCGCGCCTGACCGAGCGCTACCTGCGCGGCCTCGAACGCCGGATCGATCTCGACCTCGCGGCCGGGACGACGAAAGGCATCCGCGACGAGCTCCAGGCCCTGACCCACACCTTCCCCCTGCGGGAGTCGTTGTGGCTGCGGCTGCTGAAGACACTGGTCGCCGAGGGACGACGACCAGAAGCGCTCGATCACTACGAACGGATGCGGGTGCAGCTCGCCGACGGACTCGGCATCGACCCGTCCGCCGACCTGCGATCGATGCACCTGCACCTGCTGGACGACGAACCTGTCGACACTGGACGCCGGGAACAGACCCCCGAAGACTCCGCCCGCGACGAGCCGCACGCCCCCGAGAAGCCGTCCGTACCCCGGCAGCTCCCGCTGGATCTGCGGCGATTCGTGGGCCGCACAGCCCAGCTCGAAGCCCTCGACCAGCTGCTCCCAGCCGAGCCCGACGCGGCACGAGTCGTCGTTCTCCACGGTGAGGCAGGCGCGGGAAAGACCAGCCTGGCCGTGCACTGGGCGCACCACGCGAAAGAACACTTCCCGGACGGCCAGATCTTCCTCGGCCTGCGAGGGTACGGCGCTGCCGAACCGCTCGCCCCGGAGACCGCACTGGACACCATCCTGCGCGCCCTCGGTCTGCCCGGTGCCCGGATACCGCAGGACCTGGAGTCACGCAGCGCGCTGCTGCGCACCGAGCTCGCTTCCCGCCGGCTGTTGCTGATCCTCGACGACGCCCGCAGCGCGGACCAGCTCAGACCGCTGCTTCCCGGATCATCGGCCTTCGTCCTGGTGACCAGCCGCAGCCGGCTGAGCAGCCTCACGGTCCGCGACGGCGCCGAACAGATCGCAGTACCGGCCCTCGACGGACCGGAAGGCAAACAACTGCTCCGCCGACTGATCCAGACCCACCCGATCGACGAGCGAGCGCTCGACGAACTGGTCCGCCTCTGCAGCGGACTCCCGCTCGCCCTGGCCATCACCGGCGAACACCTGAACCGGCACCACGACGACACCGACCCGCTGGTGGACCGGCTGCGCGATCTGGCCGGACGCATCGACGCACTGAGCAGCGGCGACAGCCCGACGACCGACGTACGCGCTGTGCTCTCCTGGTCCTACCAGACCCTCGACGCGGACGCCGCGTCGATGCTTCGCACCCTCGGCGCCACCACCGTCGAGACGCTGGGCCTGCCGGCGATCGCGGCCGCCACCGGCGTACCGGTCGCCAACGCACGCCGGACCCTGGGAGTACTGACCGACCTCCACCTGGTGCAACAGGTGAACGCGCAGCAGATCAAGCTCCACGACGTCATGAGAGCCTACGCGCGGGAGCGCTCGGACGAAGAAGACGGACCAGAAGTACGCCGAGCAGCCGCGAACCGGCTGGTCCAGTGGTACCTCACCACCGCCGAAGTCGCCCGCGGTGTCGAGCTGGCCCCGCTGCTCCTCCCGGCGCTGCCGATGCCCGCAACGATCCCGGACCCACTCGCGCTGACCACGACCCAGGACGCCCACGCCTGGTTCGAGTCCGAACGGCGCACACTGATCGCCCTGGTCGTCGGCTCCGCCGAACGAGGTGAGCACGAACTCGCCGCACGGCTCGCGGTCACGCTGTGGTTCGACCTGGAACGCAACTACGCGCTCGCCGACGGCCGCCTCGTCCAAGCGACCGCAGTCGAATCAGCCCGCCGCGCAGGTAATCCGCTGCTCCTGGCCGTCACCCTCAACCAGCACGGCGCCACCCTCGGCATGGCCGGCGAACTCGACACCGCGGCCGACGTACTGCGCGAAGCGCTGACCCTCTTCTCCGAACACGGCCACACCTACGGCGAACGGATGGTGCGCGGCAACCTCAGCATCGCCCTGCGCCTGCTCGGACACCCCGACGAAGCGATCGAACAGTTGCAACTCGCACTCGCCGGACCAGTAGAAGCCGAGCAAGAGGCAACTCTGCGCAACAACCTGGCCATGACCTACCTGTCCACCCACCAGTACGTCGAGGCCGTCACCTCCGCCACCGACGCACTCCGGCTGCACCAACTGGCCGACGACGCACGAGGCACGGCGTACGCGACGGACACTCTCGGCCAGGGATTCAAGGCCCTCGGCGAGCTGCAGCCGGCACTCGCTGCCTTCACCGAAGCAGTGCGCTTGAACGACCTGCTGGACAACCACGGCGGTTCCGTCAACTCGCTCGTCCGGCTGGGAGAAACCCAACTGGAAGCCGGCCTGCCGGTCGATGCTCGCGCGACCCGGCAGATTCTCGGGGTCCTCGCAACACCTGATGGTTTTATGTGGTTGTCAGTAGATCACGCAGGCGCTCGGCTGGGGTTTTCCAGTCGAGCGTTTTGCGTGGTCGGCCGTTGA
- a CDS encoding IS30 family transposase has product MRRRDAARQVGVHERTAQDWDRGVRKIGDARLHTDGRRIDYKTGVTTIAVAAGPCLAAVEAELHARFLTVTERELIADLRRRGDSLRAIGRALGRSASTVKREIDARSVEGVYRPHRAQRAWAASRARPKESMLAQEGRLRGYVAGKLREQWSPEQICQALVMEFPDDEGMRVSPETIYQAIYVQARGGLRREVTVALRTGRTRRKPRRRPEQRTPRFVDEMVMISERPADVEDRAVPGHWEGDLIVGTRNESAIVTLVERSTRYVMLGHLPGGHTAEEVRDVLVVLIQTLPAHLRGSLTWDQGCEMAAHKQFTVATGVPVYFCDPHSPWQRGSNENTNGLLRQYFPKGTDLSAHSPEDLEHVAQKLNGRPRKTLDWKTPAERLRDLLTTT; this is encoded by the coding sequence GTGCGGCGCCGCGATGCGGCACGGCAGGTCGGGGTGCATGAGCGTACTGCGCAGGACTGGGACCGGGGGGTCCGCAAGATCGGTGACGCGCGCCTGCACACTGATGGTCGCCGGATCGACTACAAGACCGGTGTGACCACCATTGCTGTTGCGGCAGGGCCGTGTCTTGCGGCCGTCGAGGCCGAGCTGCATGCTCGGTTCCTCACGGTGACCGAGCGGGAGTTGATCGCTGATCTGCGTCGCCGGGGCGATTCGCTGCGGGCGATCGGGCGGGCGCTGGGCCGGTCGGCGTCCACGGTCAAACGCGAGATCGACGCCCGTTCGGTCGAGGGCGTCTACCGGCCGCACCGGGCGCAGCGGGCCTGGGCAGCCAGTCGTGCACGGCCCAAGGAATCGATGCTGGCCCAGGAGGGCCGGCTGCGCGGCTACGTCGCGGGCAAGCTGCGGGAGCAGTGGTCACCTGAGCAGATCTGTCAGGCTCTGGTCATGGAGTTCCCCGACGACGAGGGCATGCGGGTGAGCCCGGAGACGATCTACCAGGCGATCTATGTCCAGGCCCGTGGTGGGCTGCGCCGCGAGGTCACGGTCGCGCTGCGCACCGGGCGCACCCGCCGCAAACCCCGCCGCAGGCCCGAGCAGCGCACGCCCCGGTTCGTCGACGAGATGGTGATGATCTCCGAACGCCCTGCAGACGTCGAGGACCGGGCGGTTCCTGGCCACTGGGAAGGCGATCTGATCGTCGGCACCCGCAACGAGTCCGCGATCGTGACCCTGGTCGAACGCTCGACCCGCTACGTCATGCTCGGGCACCTGCCCGGCGGGCACACCGCCGAAGAGGTCCGCGACGTGCTGGTGGTCTTGATCCAGACCCTGCCCGCACATTTACGTGGCTCGCTGACCTGGGACCAGGGTTGCGAGATGGCCGCCCACAAGCAGTTCACCGTGGCAACCGGCGTTCCGGTCTACTTCTGCGACCCGCACTCGCCCTGGCAAAGGGGATCGAACGAAAACACCAACGGCCTGCTACGCCAGTACTTCCCCAAGGGCACCGACCTGTCCGCCCACAGTCCCGAAGACCTCGAACACGTCGCCCAGAAACTCAACGGCCGACCACGCAAAACGCTCGACTGGAAAACCCCAGCCGAGCGCCTGCGTGATCTACTGACAACCACATAA